From one Homalodisca vitripennis isolate AUS2020 unplaced genomic scaffold, UT_GWSS_2.1 ScUCBcl_573;HRSCAF=2883, whole genome shotgun sequence genomic stretch:
- the LOC124370839 gene encoding uncharacterized protein LOC124370839, giving the protein MLPGAGVTVWLALPALLLAAEDLDSSTCLTLDPFDSALPQTTPSPYTLSCSKTGKITNQDSIIFTIKSSRPRVDFGRFVVAGPGPRERCGRGHVRGHRRRRHHRRQLFLVALR; this is encoded by the coding sequence ATGCTGCCAGGAGCAGGAGTGACTGTCTGGTTAGCGCTTCCAGCACTGCTGCTAGCTGCCGAGGACCTGGACTCCAGCACCTGCCTCACCCTTGACCCATTCGACAGCGCGCTGCCCCAGACCACACCCTCGCCCTACACCCTCTCTTGTAGCAAGACTGGGAAGATCACGAACCAGGACTCCATCATCTTCACCATCAAGTCCTCGCGACCAAGGGTCGACTTCGGACGGTTCGTTGTGGCAGGCCCTGGACCGCGAGAGCGGTGTGGCCGTGGGCATGTTCGTGGACACAGGAGACGCCGACATCACCGTCGTCAACTGTTTTTGGTCGCTCTGAGGTAA